ATAATTGATGATTCAACAAGAACAAGGTGCACGAGTAAGCGCGGCTGATTCTAAACGAATCGCCCGTTTTACATTCATAGGAGATGACCTGTATCGACGTGGGTACACTACTCCTTTGTTGAAGTGCTTGTCCAGCGAAGAAGCCAAGTATGTTATGCAGGAACTACATCACGGCATTTGTGGCTCTCACTCGGGCAAAAGAACGCTTAGAGCCAGGATACTACGAGCGAGCTTCTATTGGCCCATAATTGAACAAGATTGCAAAGAGTTCGTGCAAAAGTGCATCTCTTGCCAATCCCACGGACAAGACACTCGGATTCCTCCGTTCGAAATGCTAGGCATCATCTCTCCGTGGCCCTTTTctcaatggggaatggacattgTCGGACCCTTGCCAATCGCAAAGGGACAATGCAAATACCTACTTGTGGCAATCGACTACTTCACCAAGTGGATCGAGGCAGAAGCCCTCACGACAATCAACACCCGAAAAGTACAAAGCTTTATCTGGCATTTGATATGCCGATTCGACATACCACAAAAAATCATTACAGATAACGGTCGGCAATTCATAGACCGTACGCTAGAAGACTTTCTCAAAGGACTGGACATCAAGCATGTTACAAGTTCGGTGGAACACCCCCAAACGAATGGGCAGGCCGAAGTGGCGAACAAAGCCATAATCTCCGAGTTAAAAAAGCGCCTTGGGCAAGCCAAAGGCTTGTGGGTCGAGGAGTTGCCTGAAGTACTTTAGGCTTACCGATGTACACCACACGGGTCTACAGGCGAGACCCCTTTCAATCTAACATATGGTACTGATGCCATGTTACCAGTCAAAATGGGGGAACCATCCCTTCGACGGCGCATACAAGACATGACCCTCAATGCCGAACAACTGAGAATGAACCTCGACACCCTACCCGAACGACGAGAAATAGCCCTGATAAAGAATGAAGCGCAAAAACGACTGGTAACCAGACGCTATAACACCAAATTTAAGCCCCGCAATTTCACCGAAGGATATCTTGTTTGGCACAAACGGGGTGATGCACGCAAAAACAAAGCACACGGCAAGCTGGCTGACAGTTGGGAAGGACCTTTCCGAATCAgtgaagatttgaagaacgaAGCATATCGATTGGAATACTTGGACGGAAGAGTTGTTCCTAACACTTGGAACGCCACCCACCTCAAATTCTACTACAGTTAgagttttgttatattttcattcattgtCCTTCCgtgaacaattttttctttcagaatTATTTCAATGAAGTATTCCAGCTCCATATCTTGTGTAATATTTGTCAAACAGACTCAAGGGCAGGACCGAACGCGTCTtgacgccttatggacaacCACATGCATCCATACGAAGGTCTAGACCGAACGCGTCTAGACGCCTCAAGTCCAGGACCGAACGCGTcctgacgccttatggacaacCACGTTCATCCATATGAAGGCCTAGACCGAACGCGTCTAGACTCCTCAAGGCCAGGACCGAACGCATcctgacgccttatggacaacCACGTCCATCCGTACGAATGCCTAGACCGAACGCGTCTAGCCGCCTCAAGGCCAGGACCGAACGCGTcctgacgccttatggacaacCACGTCCATCCATACGAAGGCCTAGACCGAACGCGTCTAGCCGCCTCAAGGCCAGGACCGAACACGTCCTAACGCCTTATGGACAACCACGTCCATCCATATGAAGGCCTAGACCAAACCGTCTAGACGCCTCAAGGCCAGGACCGAACGTGTcctgacgccttatggacaacCATGTCCATCCATACGAAGGCCTAGACTGAACGCGTCTAGAAGCCTCAAGGCCAGGACCGAACACGTCCTGACGCCTTACGGACAACCACGTCCATCCATACGAATGCCTAGACCGAACGCGTCTAAATGCCTCAAAGCCAGGACCGAACGCGTcctgacgccttatggacaacCACATCCATCCATACGAAGGCCTAGATCGAACCCGTCTAGACACATCAAAGCCAGGAGTCTGAAGACCAACGAGTCTAAACATACAATACGAACTGATGGATCCATCACGAAAAACAAAAGTCTAAGTATGATAGACTAACGAGTTTAACGCAACAACTTGATAAGGCAAGTTTCTATCCCAACGAAATATGCAAGGTACATCAACAATCAAACCAGAAAAAACCATGTTCAAAAGGCTTATGAAGCAATTACAGAATACTACGAAGTTCCAGAAAAGCTAGTATAAGATTCCTAATTTATCAGGCCACTTACAGATTCCTAAGTTCAAAAGGCCTTATTGAATCCCTTGGTGTGCTCCTGACCAATGGCCTCTAACATCTCGGCCTCAGTATTCTTCCACTCTACCTTCTCTTGCTTAAGCTCGGCATTTTCCTTCAGCAGCTCATCCCGCTCCTTCTGAATATTGCTCAAGTTAGCAATCGTCTTCCTTGCTTCTTCCATGTCTTTGAGCAGCCCGTCCCGCTCGGTCTGCAGCTCCAAGCTAATTCTACGCAACCTCTCAGCATGGGCCTTTCCCTCCTCAATGACTTTGGCAGCTTCATTGGCTTTCTCTGTACACCCAGCATGTGCGGCCTGGACGTCCTCAAGTTGTTTTTTGAGACGACCTACTTCGTTCTGAACATCTCCCCTACTGGATGCGTACGCCATCTTAAAAGCCGCCGCTCCACAACGCAACAGGTTACCAAGCACATACTCGGACATCTGCTGCTCAGATATGGAAGCCATCACTTTTTCCTCGGTGGCGTCGAAGTTGAACTCGATCTTATGCCTAAGATCTTCAGCCGGCTCGCCAGTCTCGGtcactgttttttcttttccagaCGCACTAGCTGCCCCTTCCACCCTCGCGGCCTTCCTCTTATGCATCAATCTTTGCTCAGGGGatgcactacaagaaaaaacgtcattatctacagcccaaatccgtatataaagtccaaaatccgtatataatttttggttatatacggattacataagggtaaaaatccgtatataatactgtcgtagctaatgttacatacggataatcagtatataaattacatacggataatccgtatataaattacatacggataatccgtatataaattacatacggataatccgtatataaattacatacNNNNNNNNNNNNNNNNNNNNNNNNNNNNNNNNNNNNNNNNNNNNNNNNNNNNNNNNNNNNNNNNNNNNNNNNNNNNNNNNNNNNNNNNNNNNNNNNNNNNNNNNNNNNNNNNNNNNNNNNNNNNNNNNNNNNNNNNNNNNNNNNNNNNNNNNNNNNNNNNNNNNNNNNNNNNNNNNNNNNNNNNNNNNNNNNNNNNNNNNNNNNNNNNNNNNNNNNNNNNNNNNNNNNNNNNNNNNNNNNNNNNNNNNNNNNNNNNNNNNNNNNNNNNNNNNNNNNNNNNNNNNNNNNNNNNNNNNNNNNNNNNNNNNNNNNNNNNNNNNNNNNNNNNNNNNNNNNNNNNNNNNNNNNNNNNNNNNNNNNNNNNNNNNNNNNNNNNNNNNNNNNNNNNNNNNNNNNNNNNNNNNNNNNNNNNNNNNNNNNNNNNNNNNNNNNNNNNNNNNNNNNNNNNNNNNNNNNNNNNNNNNNNNNNNNNNNNNNNNNNNNNNNNNNNNNNNNNNNNNNNNNNNNNNNNNNNNNNNNNNNNNNNNNNNNNNNNNNNNNNNNNNNNNNNNNNNNNNNNNNNNNNNNNNNNNNNNNNNNNNNNNNNNNNNNNNNNNNNNNNNNNNNNNNNNNNNNNNNNNNNNNNNNNNNGGAGAGAATTACCACGCTGGATGGAGCAGAAGCTATCTTCACATTAGTACCTGCGTTAACAAAACATTTGATATCAATGCTAAATTGAGTTAATATTATGCAAAGAAATGATACAAGAATATACNAGAGAAGTTCAAGCAACACACTATTTCTCTTACTCTCTTTACTATTAgtgaaaatttattgaaaattttaagtcATGAGTGGGGTTCATAAATNAAGTGTGAAACCCACAAAAttgtttgatttcaataaaatttagcCAATAATAAAGAGTGTGTTCAAGATTGTATGTTGCTAACAATAACCAGGACGCTCCAAAAGAAATCCATCTCATACCTGAAGAAGAGTACAAACTCAAAATTAATGGAACAANCTTTTCAATTTAGCATAGTTAGAGTTATAAGTaaatcaattacaaataaattaaattaatcacaGTCTTatctcaaatttattaaatttcaaatgattaggataacttttataaaatttattaaattttggatAAATGTTGATATTGTACAATCAttataagatattatatatttttttttcagtagatattatatatattttaaaaatattttgttttgaaaagatACTTTTTggattaaaagagaaaaatattataagttagTGTCTATAtcaattgttaaataatatataattaactaataattaCAATATCAAGCGTAAATGGAAAATTGCCTCTGATTACGCAATAGAAAATTGCATGGCAAAAACAGCTGACATCCATCTTGATTTTCTCTCAAACAACACAACCATATTTCCAACTACTATTTCTTACCAAACTACACTGTCagatcccccaacaacaaactTCAACATTAAAGGTCAATAGCATAGCACAAGAGAAAGNCAATAATAGTGCAACAAACTTCTAAACGTTATTTAAtggattttaactttttattataatgacaTGGCTTGACTTCTTTAAAAGCATtgcaaattacaattaaaacgTTGTTATAAGCCTTAANTTTCCAAATNAAAAAGAATCACCCACATTATTTTAAANAAAGTATGAATTATAGATCAGGCCAACTAATGAGTTAAACATATGAAAGCTAAAGCTAGGCTTATTTATAAACCAAACAAGATTTTCAGTTCATTGAGCTGTTAATGAACCAAGGAAACCAGGAACCCGAGAGCTGACACTCACTCCAACCTTATTTATAATTAACGAACCAAGCTGCATGTTATCAAATCACTTTCCCTCAAAATGTACTTCCAATCAATAACTAAATTAAGGTCAAAACCTAAGATCatacaaaattaacatttaCTTAGAGCTTCCGAATTTTCACTTACTTGAAACGTTTGGCCGCAGTACCATAAATTTGCATTTGACTCATTTCCCCAAGTTTGTTACTGTCATTGTcacaattttctaaaatagatGCTCCATGCAAAAACTTCAACCCAGCTCGAAAGTATGTCTCATTGCTTTCAAAGTCAAACCCAGAGTTCTATAAAACAATAGTATTTATACCAACAGTTAGAAAAAGAGAGGTGCTAGatcaaacaaaaccaaataCATAAAGTAAAACCTCAAAATAATCAACTAAACTTATAATTATCTGCTCTATCTTTTAGTTGTGCGGCTTCTTCCAGGGTGTCAACAATAGTTTAGTTTAAATTTGTTCTTAGAGGACTTGAAACAGaacaatatataaaagtttgcCCCTTTGAGTGTGCTTCCAAAGTACTTCTCAAGCAAATTAAATGAAACCTGCaccaacaaaataattttacagtGCATATACGTTCATCCACactaattttagaattaaaaacaatatgaaTATTTTCAACTAAGTAAGCTTTAAAGCTTAAAATGTGAAGAATGCTGAAGCAGGTAAAGCAACCAATTTAAGACAGATTTTACCCTAGACAGATCAATTTCAGAAGATGCTAATGAGATCACTCCAGCCAGTGCTTCAAGTGCTAACCCtgtaaaatataacaatagCTTCAGTTGTCATTATAGATAACCAGCAATATTTCCAAGAATTCCATAATGCTAGTTTCAATGCAGATCccagaaaacataaaatatcatcCTATTTCCAATAAATCATTACCAGCGGCAAAGGTACTGGACTCTGGATTATCAGAACTATAGCGCCATCTTCCATCACTTTGGCTCAGAGCCTGACAATAATGCATTATATAACACTACACATCATGACCGTCTAAATTGCAATTGCANCAACAAAAACATAAGTTGTGAAAcgaaacaaataaaacaaggGAAATCCTATCACCGTGCTATATGAGACCAGAATGGTAGCtatgaagaaacaaaataagTTCCCACCTTACTCAATACCAAAGACACTAAAAAGTAAAACAGACCTTGATTGAATGGAAGATTCCGTCCGCATCGGCAAGAAGCACATCAACATCAGAAGCCTGATCCTGTATATATAGAAGGAAGATATCAAATCCATGAGAAATCATAATGAAACATAACATCCCATTGCAGCTAGCAAGTGACAGTAAAAATAGAGGAGTCCTTAAAAGAGAGACATTGCCATTATCTAAAATAACATAACATGAGAAATCTTAGCACATTAGGAGAATATTTCAAGgaccaaaaaaaaattcctttccATATCAATTAGAGTAGCGAATGACAGGGAACTAAAGCCAAGTGTCTCAGTATAAAGAATGggaaaataatattctacaaTGCACCACAGCCTCCTCAGAggattcaaataaaaaatcacataacaacCCGCTGGGTTTNNNNNNNNNNNNNNNNNNNNNNNNNNNNNNNNNNNNNNNNNNNNNNNNNNNNNNNNNNNNNNNNNNNNNNNNNNNNNNNNNNNNNNNNNNNNNNNNNNNNNNNNNNNNNNNNNNNNNNNNNNNNNNNNNNNNNNNNNNNNNNNNNNNNNNNNNNNNNNNNNNNNNNNNNNNNNNNNNNNNNNNNNNNNNNNNNNNNNNNNNNNNNNNNNNNNNNNNNNNNNNNNNNNNNNNNNNNNNNNNNNNNNNNNNNNNNNNNNNNNNNNNNNNNNNNNNNNNNNNNNNNNNNNNNNNNNNNNNNNNNNNNNNNNNNNNNNNNNNNNNNNNNNNNNNNNNNNNNNNNNNNNNNNNNNNNNNNNNNNNNNNNNNNNNNNNNNNNNNNNNNNNNNNNNNNNNNNNNNNNNNNNNNNNNNNNNNNNNNNNNNNNNNNNNNNNNNNNNNNNNNNNNNNNNNNNNNNNNNNNNNNNNNNNNNNNNNNNNNNNNNNNNNNNNNNNNNNNNNNNNNNNNNNNNNNNNNNNNNNNNNNNNNNNNNNNNNNNNNNNNNNNNNNNNNNNNNNNNNNNNNNNNNNNNNNNNNNNNNNNNNNNNNNNNNNNNNNNNNNNNNNNNNNNNNNNNNNNNNNNNNNNNNNNNNNNNNNNNNNNNNNNNNNNNNNNNNNNNNNNNNNNNNNNNNNNNNNNNNNNNNNNNNNNNNNNNNNNNNNNNNNNNNNNNNNNNNNNNNNNNNNNNNNNNNNNNNNNNNNNNNNNNNNNNNNNNNNNNNNNNNNNNNNNNNNNNNNNNNNNNNNNNNNNNNNNNNNNNNNNNNNNNNNNNNNNNNNNNNNNNNNNNNNNNNNNNNNNNNNNNNNNNNNNNNNNNNNNNNNNNNNNNNNNNNNNNNNNNNNNNNNNNNNNNNNNNNNNNNNNNNNNNNNNNNNNNNNNNNNNNNNNNNNNNNNNNNNNNNNNNNNNNNNNNNNNNNNNNNNNNNNNNNNNNNNNNNNNNNNNNNNNNNNNNNNNNNNNNNNNNNNNNNNNNNNNNNNNNNNNNNNNNNNNNNNNNNNNNNNNNNNNNNNNNNNNNNNNNNNNNNNNNNNNNNNNNNNNNNNNNNNNNNNNNNNNNNNNNNNNNNNNNNNNNNNNNNNNNNNNNNNNNNNNNNNNNNNNNNNNNNNNNNNNNNNNNNNNNNNNNNNNNNNNNNNNNNNNNNNNNNNNNNNNNNNNNNNNNNNNNNNNNNNNNNNNNNNNNNNNNNNNNNNNNNNNNNNNNNNNNNNNNNNNNNNNNNNNNNNNNNNNNNNNNNNNNNNNNNNNNNNNNNNNNNNNNNNNNNNNNNNNNNNNNNNNNNNNNNNNNNNNNNNNNNNNNNNNNNNNNNNNNNNNNNNNNNNNNNNNNNNNNNNNNNNNNNNNNNNNNNNNNNNNNNNNNNNNNNNNNNNNNNNNNNNNNNNNNNNNNNNNNNNNNNNNNNNNNNNNNNNNNNNNNNNNNNNNNNNNNNNNNNNNNNNNNNNNNNNNNNNNNNNNNNNNNNNNNNNNNNNNNNNNNNNNNNNNNNNNNNNNNNNNNNNNNNNNNNNNNNNNNNNNNNNNNNNNNNNNNNNNNNNNNNNNNNNNNNNNNNNNNNNNNNNNNNNNNNNNNNNNNNNNNNNNNNNNNNNNNNNNNNNNNNNNNNNNNNNNNNNNNNNNNNNNNNNNNNNNNNNNNNNNNNNNNNNNNNNNNNNNNNNNNNNNNNNNNNNNNNNNNNNNNNNNNNNNNNNNNNNNNNNNNNNNNNNNNNNNNNNNNNNNNNNNNNNNNNNNNNNNNNNNNNNNNNNNNNNNNNNNNNNNNNNNNNNNNNNNNNNNNNNNNNNNNNNNNNNNNNNNNNNNNNNNNNNNNNNNNNNNNNNNNNNNNNNNNNNNNNNNNNNNNNNNNNNNNNNNNNNNNNNNNNNNNNNNNNNNNNNNNNNNNNNNNNNNNNNNNNNNNNNNNNNNNNNNNNNNNNNNNNNNNNNNNNNNNNNNNNNNNNNNNNNNNNNNNNNNNNNNNNNNNNNNNNNNNNNNNNNNNNNNNNNNNNNNNNNNNNNNNNNNNNNNNNNNNNNNNNNNNNNNNNNNNNNNNNNNNNNNNNNNNNNNNNNNNNNNNNNNNNNNNNNNNNNNNNNNNNNNNNNNNNNNNNNNNNNNNNNNNNNNNNNNNNNNNNNNNNNNNNNNNNNNNNNNNNNNNNNNNNNNNNNNNNNNNNNNNNNNNNNNNNNNNNNNNNNNNNNNNNNNNNNNNNNNNNNNNNNNNNNNNNNNNNNNNNNNNNNNNNNNNNNNNNNNNNNNNNNNNNNNNNNNNNNNNNNNNNNNNNNNNNNNNNNNNNNNNNNNNNNNNNNNNNNNNNNNNNNNNNNNNNNNNNNNNNNNNNNNNNNNNNNNNNNNNNNNNNNNNNNNNNNNNNNNNNNNNNNNNNNNNNNNNNNNNNNNNNNNNNNNNNNNNNNNNNNNNNNNNNNNNNNNNNNNNNNNNNNNNNNNNNNNNNNNNNNNNNNNNNNNNNNNNNNNNNNNNNNNNNNNNNNNNNNNNNNNNNNNNNNNNNNNNNNNNNNNNNNNNNNNNNNNNNNNNNNNNNNNNNNNNNNNNNNNNNNNNNNNNNNNNNNNNNNNNNNNNNNNNNNNNNNNNNNNNNNNNNNNNNNNNNNNNNNNNNNNNNNNNNNNNNNNNNNNNNNNNNNNNNNNNNNNNNNNNNNNNNNNNNNNNNNNNNNNNNNNNNNNNNNNNNNNNNNNNNNNNNNNNNNNNNNNNNNNNNNNNNNNNNNNNNNNNNNNNNNNNNNNNNNNNNNNNNNNNNNNNNNNNNNNNNNNNNNNNNNNNNNNNNNNNNNNNNNNNNNNNNNNNNNNNNNNNNNNNNNNNNNNNNNNNNNNNNNNNNNNNNNNNNNNNNNNNNNNNNNNNNNNNNNNNNNNNNNNNNNNNNNNNNNNNNNNNNNNNNNNNNNNNNNNNNNNNNNNNNNNNNNNNNNNNNNNNNNNNNNNNNNNNNNNNNNNNNNNNNNNNNNNNNNNNNNNNNNNNNNNNNNNNNNNNNNNNNNNNNNNNNNNNNNNNNNNNNNNNNNNNNNNNNNNNNNNNNNNNNNNNNNNNNNNNNNNNNNNNNNNNNNNNNNNNNNNNNNNNNNNNNNNNNNNNNNNNNNNNNNNNNNNNNNNNNNNNNNNNNNNNNNNNNNNNNNNNNNNNNNNNNNNNNNNNNNNNNNNNNNNNNNNNNNNNNNNNNNNNNNNNNNNNNNNNNNNNNNNNNNNNNNNNNNNNNNNNNNNNNNNNNNNNNNNNNNNNNNNNNNNNNNNNNNNNNNNNNNNNNNNNNNNNNNNNNNNNNNNNNNNNNNNNNNNNNNNNNNNNNNNNNNNNNNNNNNNNNNNNNNNNNNNNNNNNNNNNNNNNNNNNNNNNNNNNNNNNNNNNNNNNNNNNNNNNNNNNNNNNNNNNNNNNNNNNNNNNNNNNNNNNNNNNNNNNNNNNNNNNNNNNNNNNNNNNNNNNNNNNNNNNNNNNNNNNNNNNNNNNNNNNNNNNNNNNNNNNNNNNNNNNNNNNNNNNNNNNNNNNNNNNNNNNNNNNNNNNNNNNNNNNNNNNNNNNNNNNNNNNNNNNNNNNNNNNNNNNNNNNNNNNNNNNNNNNNNNNNNNNNNNNNNNNNNNNNNNNNNNNNNNNNNNNNNNNNNNNNNNNNNNNNNNNNNNNNNNNNNNNNNNNNNNNNNNNNNNNNNNNNNNNNNNNNNNNNNNNNNNNNNNNNNNNNNNNNNNNNNNNNNNNNNNNNNNNNNNNNNNNNNNNNNNNNNNNNNNNNNNNNNNNNNNNNNNNNNNNNNNNNNNNNNNNNNNNNNNNNNNNNNNNNNNNNNNNNNNNNNNNNNNNNNNNNNNNNNNNNNNNNNNNNNNNNNNNNNNNNNNNNNNNNNNNNNNNNNNNNNNNNNNNNNNNNNNNNNNNNNNNNNNNNNNNNNNNNNNNNNNNNNNNNNNNNNNNNNNNNNNNNNNNNNNNNNNNNNNN
This genomic interval from Vigna radiata var. radiata cultivar VC1973A chromosome 8, Vradiata_ver6, whole genome shotgun sequence contains the following:
- the LOC106769985 gene encoding uncharacterized protein LOC106769985, with translation MHKRKAARVEGAASASGKEKTVTETGEPAEDLRHKIEFNFDATEEKVMASISEQQMSEYVLGNLLRCGAAAFKMAYASSRGDVQNEVGRLKKQLEDVQAAHAGCTEKANEAAKVIEEGKAHAERLRRISLELQTERDGLLKDMEEARKTIANLSNIQKERDELLKENAELKQEKVEWKNTEAEMLEAIGQEHTKGFNKAF